The Zobellia alginiliquefaciens genome contains a region encoding:
- a CDS encoding AAA family ATPase — MKLDNKKIQTLGELKAAGYQTKSVKDELRDNLIQKIKKGEDAFTGVWGYEDSVIPELERAILSRHNINLLGLRGQAKTRLAHLMVNLLDEYIPVVEGSEINDDPLQPMSRYAMELIKEKGEDTPISWLHRKERFAEKLATQDVTVADLIGDVDPIKAANLKLSYADDRVIHFGMIPRANRCIFVINELPDLQARIQVSLFNILEEGDIQIRGFKLRLPLDIQFVFTANPEDYTNRGSIVTPLKDRIGSQILTHYPEDIETARKITEQEAHLDARQTDSVYVPDLAKDLLEQIIFEARDSEYVDAKSGVSARTSITAFENLLSTAERRALLADADGTMVRLSDFMGIVPAITGKIELVYEGEQEGADSVAEILIDDAVKSLFPQYFPAINKLERKDAPSPYDDLLSWFFQGEGFELLDEFTDEEYKRTLDSIPELNQLIKEHQPDFPKEDIYFLKELILWGLVSHKKLSKNRFSEGYQFKDLYGSYIDGL; from the coding sequence ATGAAATTAGATAATAAAAAGATACAAACGCTTGGCGAGTTAAAAGCTGCCGGATACCAGACCAAAAGCGTTAAGGATGAGTTACGTGACAATCTCATTCAAAAAATTAAAAAAGGAGAAGATGCATTTACTGGCGTGTGGGGTTATGAAGATTCCGTAATTCCAGAATTGGAACGTGCGATTCTATCTCGGCATAACATCAACTTATTAGGACTACGGGGACAGGCAAAAACACGTTTGGCACATTTAATGGTCAATTTGCTGGATGAGTATATTCCTGTGGTAGAAGGTTCTGAAATTAATGATGATCCATTACAACCTATGTCGCGCTACGCCATGGAGCTCATTAAGGAAAAAGGTGAAGATACTCCAATTTCTTGGTTGCATAGAAAAGAGCGTTTTGCTGAAAAACTAGCAACACAGGATGTAACCGTAGCCGATTTGATTGGAGATGTGGACCCGATAAAAGCGGCGAACCTTAAATTGTCGTATGCTGATGATAGGGTGATTCACTTTGGAATGATTCCGCGTGCGAACCGTTGTATTTTTGTTATCAATGAGCTTCCGGATTTGCAGGCTAGAATTCAAGTTTCGCTATTCAATATCTTGGAGGAAGGCGATATTCAGATTCGTGGTTTTAAATTGCGTTTACCGTTGGATATTCAGTTTGTATTCACGGCAAACCCTGAAGATTATACCAACAGGGGAAGTATTGTAACACCGTTAAAAGATAGAATTGGGTCCCAAATTTTAACCCATTATCCAGAGGATATTGAAACGGCAAGAAAAATCACGGAACAAGAAGCACATCTTGATGCACGCCAAACAGATTCTGTTTATGTTCCGGATTTGGCAAAAGACTTGTTGGAGCAGATTATTTTTGAAGCACGTGATAGTGAGTATGTAGATGCTAAAAGTGGGGTAAGTGCACGAACTAGTATTACGGCTTTTGAGAACTTATTAAGTACTGCAGAAAGAAGGGCTTTACTGGCCGATGCCGATGGCACCATGGTACGCTTAAGTGATTTTATGGGTATTGTTCCTGCTATTACCGGTAAGATAGAATTAGTGTATGAAGGAGAGCAAGAAGGCGCTGATAGTGTTGCCGAAATATTGATTGATGATGCGGTAAAAAGTCTGTTTCCTCAATACTTTCCTGCTATAAACAAATTGGAAAGAAAAGATGCTCCATCTCCTTATGATGACTTATTAAGTTGGTTCTTTCAAGGGGAAGGTTTTGAACTTTTAGATGAGTTTACAGATGAGGAATATAAACGGACTTTGGATAGTATTCCTGAGTTGAATCAGTTGATAAAGGAGCATCAGCCCGATTTTCCGAAAGAAGATATATACTTCTTAAAAGAATTGATTCTATGGGGATTGGTATCCCATAAAAAATTAAGCAAAAATAGATTCTCAGAGGGGTATCAATTCAAAGACCTTTACGGAAGTTATATAGACGGTTTGTAA
- a CDS encoding vWA domain-containing protein: MAMNTRKGFRFSTYEAPEQTPFEKLFDIFQELITHTSGDFDEAIDWLRELDKEYELTDDEYTIDDFIEELKAKGYIQEEFEDGGAGGEGEEGDENGGKGNISITAKMERLIRQRALDQIFGKIKRSGSGNHKTGKSGQGDEHTGDLREYRYGDGLENISMTESLKNAQINHGMGSFTLNEDDLVVEDTQHKAQMSTVLMIDISHSMILYGEDRITPAKKVAMALAELITTRYPKDTLDILVFGNDAWPIPIKDLPYLKVGPYHTNTVAGLQLAMDMLRRKRNTNKQIFMITDGKPSCLRLPDGTYYKNSVGLDDYIVEKCYNMARQARKLHIPITTFMIAQDAYLMQFIRHFTEANKGKAFFTGLKGLGEMIFEDYESNRKKRLK, from the coding sequence ATGGCTATGAACACAAGAAAAGGGTTCCGGTTTTCAACGTATGAAGCACCGGAACAGACTCCCTTTGAAAAACTTTTCGATATTTTTCAAGAACTCATAACCCATACTTCGGGCGATTTTGATGAGGCCATTGATTGGTTGCGTGAATTGGATAAGGAGTATGAACTGACGGATGATGAATACACGATCGATGATTTCATAGAGGAGCTAAAAGCAAAAGGATATATTCAGGAAGAATTTGAAGATGGTGGTGCTGGTGGAGAAGGAGAAGAGGGCGATGAAAATGGTGGAAAAGGTAATATTTCCATTACCGCTAAAATGGAACGCCTTATTCGCCAACGTGCTTTAGACCAAATTTTCGGTAAAATTAAACGTAGTGGCTCTGGAAACCATAAGACCGGTAAATCCGGGCAAGGGGATGAGCATACGGGAGATTTAAGGGAATATCGTTATGGTGATGGTCTAGAGAACATTTCAATGACCGAGAGTCTTAAGAATGCCCAAATCAATCATGGAATGGGCAGCTTCACCTTAAATGAAGATGATTTAGTGGTTGAAGATACGCAACACAAGGCCCAGATGAGTACAGTGTTGATGATAGATATTAGCCACAGTATGATTTTGTACGGCGAAGACCGTATTACACCTGCCAAAAAGGTGGCAATGGCACTTGCGGAGTTGATTACCACTCGGTATCCCAAAGACACTTTAGATATTTTGGTTTTCGGCAATGATGCTTGGCCGATTCCGATCAAAGATCTTCCCTATTTAAAGGTAGGGCCTTATCATACCAATACTGTAGCGGGACTACAATTAGCGATGGATATGCTCCGCCGTAAGCGGAATACCAACAAACAGATTTTTATGATTACGGATGGGAAGCCCAGTTGTTTACGGCTTCCTGATGGTACGTATTATAAGAATAGTGTAGGCCTGGATGATTATATTGTTGAGAAATGTTATAATATGGCACGGCAGGCACGGAAATTACACATCCCCATAACAACTTTTATGATTGCACAAGATGCTTATTTAATGCAGTTTATTCGTCATTTTACGGAAGCGAACAAAGGCAAGGCTTTCTTTACGGGATTAAAAGGTCTGGGTGAAATGATTTTTGAAGATTACGAGAGCAACAGGAAAAAAAGATTGAAATAA
- a CDS encoding Gfo/Idh/MocA family protein translates to MNSNRRNFLKKSSLVGAGIALAPTISQANFLGTERPFSSQYMGGFSAPKLDKVRFAFIGVGARGSGHVAQIAAIEGTEVVAISDLYEDLAQKSADVCKEAGKGQRHKKVKLYTDGEDDWKKMLEKEKPDAVIIATPWGLHAPMAIATMNAGAHAFVEVPLALTIEEMWQIVDVSEKTKKHCMMMENVNYGRDELLYLNMCREGAIGELLHGEAAYIHELRFQMNEVDRGTGSWRTPHYAHRNGNLYPTHGLGPVAQYMNVGRTDDNFKFINAFSSPAKGRQLYAEKNFPADHKWNKLDYKGGDINTSIIKTNLGRTIMVQWDETSPRPYTRHNMIQGTKGTLAGFPTRVAIEGGVEGATEDHHHWAEGDGLAKIYEKYEHPLYKRVGDLATKMGGHGGMDFMMLFRIVECLRNGEPLDQNVYEGCLWSAVSPLSEASVANNGAPQEFPDFTRGAWKTTAPLGIIS, encoded by the coding sequence ATGAACTCAAATAGAAGAAATTTTCTAAAAAAATCGTCATTGGTAGGTGCAGGGATTGCTCTGGCCCCAACTATTTCTCAAGCCAATTTTTTAGGAACCGAGCGGCCTTTTTCGTCGCAATATATGGGTGGTTTTAGCGCCCCAAAATTAGACAAGGTGCGTTTTGCATTTATTGGGGTAGGCGCTAGAGGTTCAGGCCACGTAGCGCAAATTGCCGCTATTGAGGGAACGGAAGTTGTTGCTATATCGGATTTATATGAAGATTTGGCCCAAAAGTCGGCTGATGTCTGTAAGGAGGCAGGTAAAGGGCAACGCCATAAAAAAGTAAAGCTATACACGGACGGTGAGGACGACTGGAAAAAAATGTTAGAAAAGGAAAAACCGGATGCTGTAATAATTGCGACTCCGTGGGGTTTACACGCCCCAATGGCTATTGCAACAATGAATGCAGGAGCCCATGCTTTTGTGGAAGTTCCTTTGGCCTTAACTATAGAAGAGATGTGGCAAATTGTGGATGTGTCCGAAAAGACAAAGAAACATTGCATGATGATGGAGAACGTTAACTATGGCAGGGATGAGTTGTTGTATTTAAATATGTGCCGAGAAGGAGCAATTGGCGAACTGCTTCATGGTGAAGCGGCCTATATTCACGAATTGCGTTTTCAGATGAACGAGGTGGATCGTGGTACGGGTTCGTGGCGTACACCGCATTATGCACATAGAAACGGAAACTTATATCCAACACATGGTTTGGGACCTGTTGCCCAATACATGAACGTTGGACGCACAGATGACAATTTCAAGTTTATAAACGCTTTTTCATCACCTGCAAAAGGTCGTCAATTATATGCTGAAAAGAATTTTCCCGCAGATCACAAATGGAATAAGCTGGATTATAAAGGAGGGGATATCAATACTTCCATTATAAAGACCAACTTAGGTAGAACCATTATGGTACAATGGGATGAAACGAGTCCACGACCATATACCCGCCATAACATGATTCAGGGTACAAAAGGTACTTTGGCCGGTTTTCCTACACGAGTTGCAATTGAAGGAGGTGTAGAAGGGGCGACCGAAGACCATCATCACTGGGCGGAAGGCGATGGCTTGGCAAAAATCTATGAAAAATATGAGCACCCGTTATACAAACGAGTAGGCGATTTGGCAACGAAAATGGGAGGTCACGGGGGTATGGACTTTATGATGCTTTTCCGCATTGTAGAGTGTTTAAGAAACGGAGAACCTTTAGATCAAAATGTATACGAAGGTTGTTTGTGGAGTGCAGTTTCTCCTTTAAGTGAGGCTTCTGTGGCAAATAATGGTGCTCCACAAGAGTTTCCAGATTTTACCCGTGGTGCGTGGAAAACGACGGCACCTCTGGGTATTATAAGTTAG
- a CDS encoding DUF1853 family protein: MIKEQCLGFLNTPPLWLGEQFGIEQFLFPELNMNRFLPKPIFKKMRLGHQMEHVFEQLLIRNDTYELVLHNQPVKDGNLTIGEIDFILKNLESKQLIHVELTYKFYIVDPTISEPIHRLIGPNRRDMFYTKMEKIRDRQFPLLHSENGIATLSEKNINHEDIEHQACYKAQLFMPYSNMKVDITPLNTDCIYGYWLRFNDFEKEEFRNSKYYLPSKSEWVIEPHRKVRWSSHFETLMEVNLRTLNENAPMLWMKKSDTEYEKLFVVWW, from the coding sequence ATGATTAAAGAACAATGTTTAGGTTTTTTGAATACCCCGCCTCTGTGGCTTGGTGAGCAATTTGGGATTGAGCAGTTTCTTTTCCCGGAACTGAACATGAATCGTTTTCTTCCTAAACCCATTTTTAAAAAGATGCGGTTAGGTCATCAAATGGAACATGTTTTTGAACAGCTGTTAATACGAAACGATACGTACGAACTTGTGCTTCACAACCAACCGGTAAAAGATGGAAATCTTACCATTGGTGAAATCGATTTTATTCTGAAGAATTTAGAATCAAAACAACTGATTCACGTTGAACTTACTTATAAATTCTACATCGTTGACCCTACCATTTCAGAACCTATTCACCGATTAATAGGACCTAACCGAAGAGATATGTTCTATACTAAAATGGAAAAAATACGAGATAGACAGTTCCCCTTACTGCACTCAGAAAATGGTATTGCCACTTTATCGGAAAAGAATATAAACCATGAAGACATTGAGCACCAAGCCTGTTATAAAGCGCAGCTCTTCATGCCCTATTCTAATATGAAAGTTGATATCACTCCTTTAAATACGGACTGCATCTATGGTTATTGGCTTCGTTTTAATGATTTTGAAAAAGAAGAGTTTAGAAACAGTAAATATTACCTTCCCAGTAAATCAGAATGGGTAATAGAACCACATAGAAAGGTCCGCTGGTCTTCACATTTTGAAACTCTCATGGAAGTAAACCTGCGAACCCTAAATGAAAATGCCCCCATGCTATGGATGAAAAAATCGGACACTGAATATGAGAAACTCTTTGTGGTTTGGTGGTAA